One Nodosilinea sp. FACHB-141 DNA segment encodes these proteins:
- the ahcY gene encoding adenosylhomocysteinase → MTTTLQFKYDVKDISLAAQGKQRIEWAGREMPVLRQIQDRFAQEKPLAGIRISACCHVTTETAHLAIALKAGGADAVLIASNPLSTQDDVAASLVVDYGIPVFALRGEDSATYHRHVETALDHRPNIIIDDGSDVVATLVKERQAQLSDIIGTTEETTTGIVRLRAMFKDGVLSFPAMNVNDADTKHFFDNRYGTGQSTLDGIIRATNVLLAGKTVVVAGYGWCGKGTAMRAKGMGANVIVTEIDPVRAIEAVMDGFRVMPMAEAATVGDLFITVTGNKHVIRREHFDTMKDGAMVCNSGHFDIEIDLESLGAMASEVKQVRNFTQQYMLTSGKSVIVLGEGRLVNLAAAEGHPSAVMDMSFANQAMACEYLVKNRGSLEPGLHSIPVEVDKEIARLKLVAMGIEVDSLTPEQEIYINSWTVGT, encoded by the coding sequence ATGACCACAACTCTTCAATTTAAGTACGACGTTAAGGATATTTCCCTGGCGGCCCAGGGCAAACAGCGGATTGAGTGGGCCGGGCGCGAGATGCCCGTGCTGCGCCAGATTCAAGACCGCTTTGCCCAGGAAAAGCCCCTGGCAGGCATTCGCATTTCGGCCTGCTGCCACGTCACTACTGAGACAGCTCATTTGGCGATCGCCCTCAAAGCCGGCGGTGCCGACGCTGTGCTCATTGCCAGTAACCCCCTCTCAACTCAAGATGATGTTGCTGCCAGCCTAGTAGTTGACTACGGCATTCCCGTGTTTGCCCTGCGCGGTGAAGACAGCGCCACCTACCACCGCCACGTCGAGACCGCCCTCGACCACCGCCCCAACATCATCATCGACGACGGCAGCGACGTGGTCGCCACCCTAGTCAAAGAGCGTCAGGCACAGCTTTCCGACATCATCGGCACCACTGAAGAAACCACCACCGGCATCGTGCGCCTGCGGGCCATGTTCAAGGATGGGGTGCTCAGCTTCCCCGCTATGAATGTCAACGACGCCGACACCAAGCACTTCTTCGACAACCGCTACGGCACTGGCCAATCGACCCTCGACGGCATTATCCGCGCCACCAATGTACTGCTGGCCGGTAAGACTGTGGTTGTGGCTGGCTACGGCTGGTGCGGCAAAGGCACTGCCATGCGGGCTAAGGGTATGGGGGCTAACGTCATCGTCACCGAAATTGACCCGGTGCGGGCGATCGAGGCTGTCATGGACGGCTTCCGGGTGATGCCCATGGCTGAGGCTGCTACCGTAGGCGATCTGTTTATTACCGTCACCGGCAACAAGCATGTCATTCGTCGCGAGCACTTTGACACGATGAAAGATGGTGCCATGGTGTGCAACTCCGGCCACTTCGATATCGAGATTGACTTGGAATCTCTGGGCGCAATGGCTAGCGAAGTCAAGCAGGTGCGCAACTTTACCCAGCAGTACATGCTCACCAGCGGCAAGTCGGTGATTGTGCTAGGCGAAGGCCGCTTGGTCAACCTGGCCGCCGCCGAAGGCCACCCCAGCGCGGTCATGGATATGAGCTTTGCCAACCAGGCTATGGCCTGCGAATACTTGGTGAAAAACCGGGGCTCCCTCGAACCCGGTCTGCACTCCATCCCCGTTGAGGTAGATAAGGAGATTGCTCGCCTGAAGCTGGTTGCCATGGGTATCGAAGTCGATAGCCTGACCCCCGAGCAAGAGATCTACATCAATTCTTGGACTGTTGGCACCTAA
- a CDS encoding TerC family protein, with the protein MLDRLLDISNNFGVDTLLLLPVLIALEAVLSADNAIALAAIAQGLESETMQRRALNFGLLIAFVLRVGLILTAGWVLQFWQFEVMGAAYLLWLVYKHFTAATDDADQHHAPRFATVLQAIPVIAFTDLAFSLDSVTTALALSKDVVVILLGGTIGIITLRFMAGLFIRWLEEFEHLEDAGFITVAFVGVRLLVRVIDSNLVPPEWTMVLVIALVFAWGFSKRVEESASVESAHLGNGKVSTVSELEAQGNVPAEAASNQEKATPALPLQQD; encoded by the coding sequence ATGCTAGACCGATTACTCGATATCTCTAATAACTTTGGGGTCGATACCCTACTGCTGCTGCCGGTGCTGATTGCCCTGGAAGCGGTGCTGTCGGCCGACAACGCGATCGCCCTAGCGGCGATCGCTCAAGGCTTAGAGAGTGAAACCATGCAGCGCCGGGCGCTCAACTTTGGGTTGCTGATCGCTTTCGTTTTGCGGGTTGGGCTAATTTTGACGGCGGGTTGGGTGCTTCAGTTCTGGCAGTTTGAAGTGATGGGAGCGGCCTACCTGCTGTGGCTCGTGTACAAGCACTTCACCGCTGCAACCGACGACGCAGACCAGCACCATGCCCCGAGATTTGCCACTGTTCTGCAGGCGATTCCGGTGATTGCCTTCACCGATCTAGCCTTTTCACTCGATAGCGTCACTACCGCCCTGGCTTTATCCAAGGATGTAGTGGTAATTTTGCTGGGCGGCACCATCGGCATCATCACCCTGCGGTTTATGGCAGGGCTGTTCATTCGCTGGCTCGAGGAGTTTGAACATTTAGAAGACGCGGGCTTTATCACCGTGGCCTTTGTGGGCGTTCGTCTGCTGGTGCGGGTGATTGACTCCAATTTAGTACCCCCAGAGTGGACGATGGTGCTGGTGATTGCCCTCGTGTTTGCCTGGGGCTTTTCGAAGCGCGTCGAAGAGAGTGCCAGCGTTGAATCAGCTCATTTAGGCAATGGCAAAGTGTCCACTGTCTCTGAATTAGAGGCCCAGGGCAATGTTCCTGCGGAAGCTGCCTCCAATCAGGAAAAGGCCACCCCGGCACTCCCCCTCCAGCAAGACTAA
- a CDS encoding phosphoribosylanthranilate isomerase: protein MRVKICGITQTEQAIAIARHGATHLGFICVPQSPRYLTPAALAEITEALDAAGVVTKTVGVFADASLAEMVAIVRRANLSHIQLHGQETPEHCQQLLAELPGIFLIKAIRVRTAADLLRAETYAPYVDALLLDAYHPQQLGGTGLTLDWDALVSFKPACPWMLAGGLTPENIPTALATLNPDGIDLSSGVEQHPGVKDLALVQHLFEQLQPWLPISAEV, encoded by the coding sequence ATGCGGGTCAAGATTTGTGGCATTACCCAGACTGAGCAGGCGATCGCGATCGCCCGCCACGGTGCCACCCACCTGGGCTTTATCTGCGTGCCCCAGTCGCCCCGCTACCTCACTCCTGCTGCCCTTGCCGAGATCACCGAGGCCTTAGATGCTGCTGGGGTAGTGACTAAAACCGTGGGAGTCTTTGCCGATGCCTCCCTAGCGGAGATGGTTGCCATTGTTCGTCGGGCTAACCTCAGCCACATTCAGCTGCACGGCCAGGAAACCCCTGAGCATTGCCAGCAGCTATTGGCCGAGCTACCCGGTATCTTTCTGATCAAAGCTATTCGAGTGCGCACCGCCGCCGACCTACTGCGGGCCGAAACCTACGCTCCCTACGTTGATGCGCTGCTGCTCGACGCCTACCACCCCCAACAGCTCGGCGGCACCGGCCTGACGCTCGATTGGGATGCTCTGGTGTCGTTTAAGCCCGCCTGCCCTTGGATGCTGGCCGGCGGGCTAACTCCTGAGAATATCCCAACGGCTCTTGCAACCCTCAACCCCGACGGCATAGACCTCTCCAGCGGCGTTGAACAGCATCCCGGCGTTAAGGATCTGGCTTTGGTTCAACACCTGTTTGAGCAGCTACAGCCCTGGCTACCGATCAGCGCTGAGGTGTAG
- a CDS encoding phasin family protein, translating into MDTNNLLRQLLMIGVGTTSLVAERVKQVSEEWVREGKFNPEQARTLMDEVMAQLNEGNGALEEQFQRLFRNTLQDLGVPRQAEMDELRGRLDRLERQVRDLENRAWK; encoded by the coding sequence ATGGATACCAACAACCTTTTACGCCAGTTGCTGATGATTGGCGTGGGCACCACCTCTCTGGTCGCTGAGCGGGTCAAGCAGGTCAGCGAGGAGTGGGTGCGCGAGGGCAAGTTTAACCCTGAGCAGGCCCGTACTCTGATGGATGAGGTGATGGCCCAGCTCAACGAGGGCAACGGCGCGCTCGAAGAGCAGTTTCAGCGGCTGTTTCGCAATACGCTGCAAGACCTGGGTGTACCCCGTCAGGCTGAAATGGACGAGCTGCGCGGACGGCTCGATCGCCTAGAGCGCCAGGTCAGAGATCTAGAAAACCGCGCTTGGAAATAG
- the nblS gene encoding two-component system sensor histidine kinase NblS has product MIRLLAKIRDIFLHWWGDFTLQTRLMAGATLVVSMITSALTFWAVNTIQMDARLNDTRFARDLGLLLAANVAPLVKEADRTELARFSYSFYQSTSSVRYMLYADENGDIFFGIPFSEAAVQNSLTLRRRMQLPEGYAQNTDRPLVRQHLTPAGEVTDVFVPLNYNGIHLGVLAMGINPNPTVVASSHLTRDVTIAVFVSIWVMVILGAVFNALTITQPIKELSLGVKNIADGNFRQRIDLPLGGELGELIYSFNDMAERLESYEEQNIEELTAEKAKLETLVSTIADGAILLDSDMHAVLVNPTARRIFGWDDQILDGKNILEHFPNAVRVQLTRPLFQAVKGDSEAMEFRVPITEPSHRTLRILLNTVLDQAKENVKGLAITVQDITREVALNEAKAQFISNVSHELRTPLFNIKSFIETLHEYGEDLSDGERKEFLETANHETDRLTRLVNDVLDLSRLESSRQYQLDAVDIIQPIEQTLRTHRLNARDKKIELLQDVEPNLPPVIGNYDLLLQVFSNLVGNALKFTESGGQVMLRAHQIVPPGDDPNEGGYIRIEISDTGIGIAPEDQQAIFDRFFRVENRVHTLEGTGLGLSIVKNIIEKHSSQVHLVSEVGIGTTFWFDVAAYQPEVLTVSAKDSTHHAADSKDLAIAAVSPATPSASLIAPQADQS; this is encoded by the coding sequence TTGATCAGGCTTCTGGCTAAAATTCGCGATATCTTCCTGCACTGGTGGGGCGACTTCACCCTCCAAACCCGGCTGATGGCTGGGGCAACGCTGGTGGTGTCAATGATTACGAGTGCCCTTACCTTCTGGGCCGTCAACACCATTCAGATGGATGCCCGCCTCAACGACACCCGTTTTGCCCGAGATCTGGGCCTACTGTTAGCCGCCAACGTCGCCCCTCTGGTCAAAGAAGCCGATCGCACTGAGCTGGCCCGCTTCTCCTACAGCTTTTACCAAAGCACTTCTAGCGTGCGCTACATGCTGTACGCCGACGAGAATGGCGACATTTTCTTCGGCATCCCTTTTTCCGAAGCAGCGGTCCAAAACTCTCTCACGCTGCGGCGGCGAATGCAGCTGCCTGAGGGCTATGCCCAAAATACCGATCGCCCCCTGGTGCGCCAGCACCTTACCCCAGCTGGTGAAGTCACCGACGTCTTTGTGCCCCTCAACTACAACGGCATTCACCTGGGCGTCTTGGCCATGGGCATCAACCCCAACCCCACGGTGGTCGCCTCCTCGCACCTGACGCGCGATGTCACCATTGCGGTGTTTGTCTCCATCTGGGTGATGGTGATTTTAGGGGCTGTGTTCAACGCTCTCACCATCACTCAGCCGATCAAAGAGCTCTCGCTGGGGGTGAAAAACATTGCCGATGGCAACTTTAGGCAGCGTATCGACCTGCCTTTGGGGGGCGAACTCGGTGAGCTGATCTACAGCTTCAATGACATGGCCGAGCGCCTAGAAAGCTACGAAGAACAAAACATTGAAGAGCTTACCGCCGAAAAAGCCAAGCTCGAAACCCTAGTTTCTACCATCGCTGACGGGGCTATTTTGCTCGACAGCGACATGCATGCCGTGCTGGTCAACCCCACCGCCCGCCGTATCTTTGGCTGGGATGATCAGATTTTGGACGGGAAAAACATCTTGGAGCATTTCCCTAACGCCGTACGAGTGCAGCTAACCCGGCCGCTGTTTCAGGCTGTCAAAGGCGACTCAGAGGCGATGGAATTTCGGGTGCCGATCACCGAGCCCAGCCATCGCACCCTGCGGATCTTGCTCAACACCGTGCTTGACCAGGCTAAAGAGAACGTCAAAGGCTTGGCCATCACCGTGCAGGACATTACCCGTGAGGTGGCCCTCAACGAGGCCAAGGCCCAATTCATCAGCAATGTCTCCCACGAGCTGCGCACGCCGCTGTTTAACATCAAGTCGTTCATTGAAACCCTGCACGAGTACGGCGAAGACCTCAGCGACGGCGAACGCAAGGAATTCCTCGAAACCGCTAACCACGAAACCGATCGCCTCACCCGCCTGGTCAACGATGTGCTCGACCTGTCGCGTCTCGAGTCGAGCCGCCAGTACCAGCTCGACGCGGTGGATATCATTCAGCCGATTGAGCAGACCCTGCGCACCCACCGCCTCAATGCCCGCGACAAGAAGATCGAGCTATTACAGGATGTGGAGCCCAACCTGCCTCCGGTGATCGGCAACTACGACCTGCTGCTCCAGGTGTTTAGCAACCTGGTGGGCAATGCCCTCAAGTTTACTGAGTCGGGTGGCCAGGTGATGCTGCGGGCCCACCAGATTGTGCCCCCTGGCGACGACCCCAACGAGGGCGGCTACATTCGCATTGAGATCTCTGACACCGGCATTGGCATTGCCCCCGAAGACCAGCAGGCCATTTTCGATCGCTTCTTCCGCGTTGAGAACCGTGTCCACACCCTGGAGGGCACCGGCCTGGGCCTCTCCATTGTCAAAAACATTATTGAAAAGCACAGCAGCCAGGTACACCTGGTCAGCGAAGTGGGCATCGGCACCACCTTCTGGTTTGATGTGGCCGCCTACCAACCTGAGGTGCTCACGGTGTCAGCCAAAGACAGCACCCATCACGCAGCGGACAGCAAGGATCTGGCAATCGCCGCCGTCAGCCCTGCAACTCCCAGTGCGTCACTGATTGCTCCCCAAGCTGACCAAAGCTAG
- the panB gene encoding 3-methyl-2-oxobutanoate hydroxymethyltransferase has product MAVSVDRILRWKQTGTPAQPITVLTAWDVMSGQIVDQAGADIVLVGDSLAMVALGYDTTLPLTTEDMLICAKAVRRGVKNALLVVDLPFLSYQTSVEDAIRAAGQMLKEAGAQAVKLEGGHEGMVETVRRLVQWGIPIMGHVGLTPQSINQFGGFRKQGKTEAEADRILAEAKALEQAGAFSIVLEHIPVELARDITKALRIPTIGIGAGVHCDGQVLVTADVLGLSAWQPPFAKVYANLRQQAVEAAQQFCTEVRSGQYPA; this is encoded by the coding sequence ATGGCCGTTAGCGTTGATCGAATTTTGCGGTGGAAGCAAACGGGCACACCCGCCCAACCCATTACCGTACTCACTGCCTGGGATGTGATGTCGGGGCAAATTGTTGACCAGGCCGGGGCCGACATTGTACTGGTGGGCGATTCGTTGGCGATGGTCGCATTAGGCTACGACACTACCCTACCGCTAACCACAGAGGACATGCTGATCTGCGCCAAGGCGGTGCGGCGGGGGGTTAAAAATGCACTGCTGGTGGTCGATCTACCCTTTCTCAGCTATCAGACCAGCGTTGAAGACGCCATTCGCGCCGCAGGGCAAATGCTCAAGGAGGCTGGAGCCCAGGCAGTCAAATTGGAGGGCGGCCACGAAGGTATGGTTGAAACCGTGCGCCGACTGGTGCAGTGGGGTATTCCGATAATGGGGCACGTGGGGCTAACGCCCCAATCAATCAACCAATTTGGCGGTTTTCGCAAGCAGGGCAAAACCGAGGCCGAGGCCGATCGCATCCTGGCAGAGGCCAAAGCCCTAGAGCAGGCCGGAGCGTTTTCCATCGTTTTAGAGCACATTCCTGTAGAGCTAGCTCGCGATATCACCAAGGCGCTGCGCATTCCCACCATTGGCATTGGCGCGGGGGTGCACTGCGATGGCCAGGTGCTAGTCACCGCTGACGTTCTTGGACTTTCGGCTTGGCAGCCACCCTTTGCCAAGGTCTACGCCAATCTCAGACAGCAGGCCGTTGAAGCTGCCCAGCAGTTTTGTACGGAGGTGCGATCGGGTCAGTACCCGGCGTGA
- a CDS encoding MarC family protein has translation MRSFLDFTVGGIAALFPVVDPIGSVPIFLVLTTGVPAALRNQYALNIARNVVLLLISTLLVGGSVLRFFGVSLAVVRIAGGIVVFHAAWKAMNSDPKLNEVDNQDAVYRIGEHKDISFMPMTIPLLGGPGAIAVTLGLAAQAGSDLSVSTAINMLAIAVAIGLIGVVIFLSLRSSTLLLKALGASGIQAMSRLLGLFVMAIGVQLILNGLADWLTSLNLPAP, from the coding sequence GTGCGAAGCTTTCTTGACTTTACGGTGGGCGGCATTGCGGCTCTGTTTCCGGTGGTAGACCCAATTGGGTCGGTGCCGATCTTCTTAGTGCTGACTACTGGGGTGCCCGCCGCGCTGCGCAACCAGTACGCCCTGAATATTGCCCGCAATGTCGTTCTGCTGCTGATCAGTACCCTCCTGGTTGGGGGCAGCGTGCTGCGGTTTTTTGGCGTGTCCCTGGCGGTGGTGCGCATCGCCGGAGGTATTGTGGTGTTCCATGCGGCTTGGAAGGCGATGAACTCTGACCCCAAGCTCAACGAGGTGGACAATCAGGATGCTGTCTATCGCATTGGCGAGCACAAAGATATTTCGTTCATGCCCATGACCATTCCGCTGCTGGGGGGGCCGGGGGCGATCGCTGTCACCCTTGGCCTAGCCGCTCAGGCGGGCAGCGATCTATCCGTTTCCACCGCGATCAATATGCTGGCGATCGCCGTCGCGATCGGGCTGATCGGTGTCGTAATTTTTCTGTCGCTGCGATCGTCTACGCTGCTGCTAAAAGCCTTGGGGGCGAGCGGCATTCAGGCGATGAGCCGCCTGCTGGGCCTATTTGTCATGGCCATTGGGGTACAGCTGATTTTGAACGGGTTAGCCGACTGGTTGACCTCATTAAATCTGCCCGCCCCTTAA
- a CDS encoding Uma2 family endonuclease: MTTLDLPLELNLEAVHFTDEQFYQLCIHNPEMAIEQNAQGVLIVMPPVGGENGNQEMEVGGELYLWNKQTQLGKVFSSSTVFQLPVGSKRSPDAAWVELSRWEALTPEQRRRFPPIAPDFVMEVRSSTDNLATLREKMQEYMASGVRLGWLINPKDQQVEIYRPGQEAEVRSLPTQLSGESVLPGFVLDVSPFA, translated from the coding sequence ATGACCACCCTGGATTTGCCCCTTGAACTCAACCTTGAGGCTGTTCATTTTACCGATGAGCAGTTTTACCAACTCTGCATTCACAACCCGGAGATGGCGATCGAGCAAAATGCCCAAGGAGTGTTGATCGTTATGCCCCCTGTTGGCGGTGAGAACGGCAATCAAGAAATGGAGGTTGGTGGTGAACTGTATCTCTGGAATAAGCAAACCCAGCTTGGCAAAGTCTTTAGCTCGTCCACCGTTTTTCAGCTACCCGTGGGCAGCAAGCGATCGCCCGACGCTGCCTGGGTAGAGCTATCCCGTTGGGAGGCGCTGACCCCAGAGCAGCGGCGTAGATTTCCTCCCATTGCGCCTGACTTTGTAATGGAAGTGCGATCGAGCACCGATAACCTGGCGACTCTGCGTGAGAAGATGCAGGAATACATGGCTAGCGGTGTTCGTCTGGGCTGGCTGATTAATCCAAAGGATCAGCAGGTGGAAATCTATCGACCTGGGCAGGAAGCGGAGGTGCGATCGCTACCTACTCAGCTCTCTGGAGAGTCCGTGCTGCCGGGCTTCGTCCTAGATGTTTCCCCGTTTGCTTAG
- a CDS encoding site-2 protease family protein: MQSNWRVGAILGIPLFVDSSWFIILLLVTVSYGLEPSWHSAWGNLAWAMGFGLALLLFASVLLHELGHSLAAKGQGIAVNSITLFLFGGIASIDKESKTPEDALKVAIAGPLVSFGLFLLLTGISQIPSLPTPVGVITGSVAQINLVLTLFNMIPGLPLDGGQVLKAVVWKVTDSRIKGIRWAARSGQLLGWLAITFGLVMALFYQAFSGFWIAAIGWFALRNAAAYNQVTNLQEAMLALTAADAMARDFKVVDAGMSLRQFADTYLLEENRPPAYFAASEGRYRGLVTVEDMRAIERSQWETLPLSHIAKPLLSIPSVREGTPLTEAIDQLEDLQLPRLTVLTPADAVAGTIDRGDVVRAIADRLGLRVSPAMIQRIKEEGQYPPGLQLSSIAKSVIEEARA, encoded by the coding sequence ATGCAATCCAACTGGCGCGTTGGGGCCATTTTAGGAATTCCCCTATTTGTCGATAGCTCCTGGTTCATCATTTTGCTGCTGGTGACCGTGTCCTATGGGTTAGAACCCAGCTGGCACTCGGCCTGGGGCAACCTGGCTTGGGCGATGGGCTTTGGCCTGGCGCTGCTGCTGTTTGCTTCGGTGCTGCTGCACGAGCTGGGCCACAGCCTTGCCGCTAAGGGACAGGGCATTGCAGTCAACTCCATTACGCTGTTTTTGTTTGGCGGCATTGCCTCCATCGATAAAGAGTCGAAAACGCCGGAAGACGCGCTCAAGGTGGCGATCGCCGGCCCGTTGGTCAGCTTTGGGCTGTTCTTGCTGCTCACCGGTATTTCCCAAATTCCATCGCTACCGACCCCAGTGGGCGTGATCACCGGCAGCGTGGCTCAGATCAACCTGGTGCTGACGCTGTTCAATATGATTCCCGGCCTGCCACTCGACGGGGGCCAGGTGCTCAAAGCCGTGGTGTGGAAGGTGACCGACAGCCGCATCAAGGGCATTCGCTGGGCGGCGCGCTCCGGTCAGCTCTTGGGCTGGCTGGCAATTACCTTTGGACTGGTCATGGCCCTGTTCTATCAGGCGTTCTCTGGCTTTTGGATTGCCGCGATCGGCTGGTTTGCCCTGCGCAATGCCGCTGCCTATAACCAGGTGACCAATCTGCAAGAGGCCATGCTGGCCCTTACCGCTGCCGACGCTATGGCCCGCGACTTTAAGGTCGTTGATGCTGGCATGTCGCTGCGACAGTTTGCCGACACCTATTTACTTGAAGAGAACCGCCCCCCGGCCTACTTTGCGGCCTCTGAAGGGCGCTATCGGGGCTTGGTCACGGTTGAAGATATGCGGGCGATCGAGCGTAGCCAGTGGGAAACCTTGCCCCTAAGCCACATCGCCAAGCCGCTGCTGAGTATTCCTTCGGTGCGCGAGGGTACGCCGCTGACCGAGGCCATCGACCAGCTCGAAGACTTGCAGCTGCCTCGGCTCACGGTGCTCACTCCCGCTGATGCCGTGGCCGGCACGATCGATCGCGGCGACGTGGTGCGCGCGATCGCAGATCGCCTTGGCCTGCGAGTCTCTCCTGCCATGATTCAGCGCATCAAAGAAGAAGGCCAGTACCCCCCAGGGTTACAGCTATCCTCGATCGCAAAATCAGTGATTGAAGAGGCGCGGGCCTAG
- a CDS encoding YbjN domain-containing protein, with protein sequence MADDAIDMDLSCSPPPAEDGLDIVSYVDTIEAVIASLDQGDGAMVSQTDEGHLWRFKYGSVDVYAQLTGETETDTLTVWSPVLVLPAKDEPRMMKLLLEKNCNETLEARFGISGNQVLVISSRILKDISPAEISRLMTIVATIADDSDEALVSEFGMS encoded by the coding sequence ATGGCTGACGACGCAATAGATATGGATCTATCCTGTTCCCCCCCACCCGCTGAGGATGGGTTGGATATTGTGTCCTACGTGGACACCATTGAGGCAGTAATTGCCTCTTTGGATCAAGGGGATGGGGCTATGGTTAGCCAAACCGATGAGGGCCATCTGTGGCGATTCAAATATGGCAGTGTCGATGTGTACGCGCAGCTAACTGGCGAAACTGAGACCGATACGCTAACCGTATGGTCCCCCGTACTCGTGCTGCCTGCCAAAGACGAGCCTCGTATGATGAAGCTGCTGCTTGAGAAGAACTGCAACGAAACCCTCGAAGCTCGCTTCGGCATCTCGGGTAATCAGGTGCTGGTGATCTCAAGCCGTATTCTGAAGGACATTTCCCCCGCCGAAATCTCTCGCCTGATGACCATTGTGGCTACCATCGCCGACGATTCCGACGAGGCGCTAGTCTCCGAATTTGGCATGAGCTAG
- the psaK gene encoding photosystem I reaction center subunit PsaK has protein sequence MLFSTLLAAYTVPTTPEWSYKVALIMITCNLFVLAIGKYAIRRPGAGPALPVGLPMLFEGFGLPELLAIASFGHILGAGMILGLGNAGLL, from the coding sequence TTGCTGTTTTCTACCCTGCTTGCTGCCTACACCGTGCCCACCACCCCCGAGTGGTCGTATAAAGTGGCGCTGATTATGATTACCTGCAACCTGTTTGTGCTAGCCATTGGCAAGTATGCCATCCGTCGGCCTGGGGCCGGGCCAGCGCTGCCCGTGGGCTTGCCAATGTTGTTTGAAGGCTTTGGCCTGCCTGAGCTGTTGGCGATCGCTAGCTTTGGCCACATTCTCGGCGCTGGCATGATTTTGGGGCTGGGCAACGCCGGGCTGCTCTAG
- a CDS encoding uracil-DNA glycosylase family protein translates to MADEQFSLFNAGIGATEGAIADPSTVDFDAIPTDGSVPIPSGIYPDLETLGTHCRGCVRCDLSETRTNVVVSRGSPTAPVLIIGEGPGQQEDEQGIPFVGKSGQLLEKILESVRFNTETDVYICNIVKCRPPENRVPTTAEVAACKGYLLEQIRMVDPKIILLTGATALKALLGVKSGISKVRGQWMEWEGRLCMPIFHPAYLLRNPSRDKGSPKWLMWQDIQAVRAKVNELSGS, encoded by the coding sequence ATGGCCGACGAGCAATTTAGCTTATTTAACGCTGGCATTGGCGCTACCGAAGGCGCGATCGCAGACCCCAGCACCGTAGACTTTGATGCCATTCCCACTGATGGCTCGGTGCCCATTCCCTCCGGCATTTACCCTGACCTGGAGACTCTGGGCACCCACTGTCGCGGTTGTGTACGCTGCGACCTGTCAGAAACGCGCACCAATGTGGTGGTCAGTCGGGGCAGCCCCACCGCCCCGGTGCTGATTATTGGCGAAGGCCCCGGTCAGCAGGAGGACGAGCAGGGGATACCTTTTGTGGGCAAGTCGGGCCAGCTGCTGGAGAAAATTCTCGAATCAGTGCGGTTTAACACCGAGACCGATGTATACATTTGCAACATCGTGAAGTGTCGCCCGCCTGAGAACCGAGTGCCCACCACGGCGGAGGTAGCCGCCTGCAAGGGCTACCTGCTAGAGCAAATTCGTATGGTGGATCCTAAGATCATTCTTCTCACCGGGGCAACCGCTCTAAAGGCGCTTTTGGGGGTGAAGTCGGGCATTAGCAAAGTGCGCGGTCAATGGATGGAGTGGGAAGGCCGCCTGTGTATGCCCATTTTCCACCCGGCCTACCTACTGCGCAACCCGTCGCGCGATAAGGGCAGCCCCAAGTGGTTGATGTGGCAAGACATTCAAGCAGTGCGGGCTAAAGTCAATGAACTGTCAGGCAGCTGA
- the clpP gene encoding ATP-dependent Clp endopeptidase proteolytic subunit ClpP, protein MIPTVIEQSGRGERAFDIYSRLLRERIIFLGQEVTADSANLIVAQMLFLEAEDPDKDIYLYINSPGGSVSAGLGIYDTMNHIRPQICTICVGLAASMGAFLLTAGEKGKRMSLPNSRIMIHQPLGGAQGQATDIEIQAKEILYLKKQLNDAIAKNTGQPIDKIAQDTERDFFMSPQEAVEYGLIDQVIDRTSVGSRPLTAM, encoded by the coding sequence ATGATCCCAACCGTTATTGAGCAATCCGGGCGTGGCGAGCGCGCGTTTGACATTTATTCCCGGCTTTTGCGAGAGCGTATTATCTTCCTCGGCCAAGAAGTTACCGCCGACTCGGCCAACCTGATTGTGGCCCAGATGCTGTTTCTTGAGGCCGAAGACCCCGACAAAGATATCTATCTCTACATCAACTCTCCTGGTGGGTCGGTGTCGGCGGGCCTGGGCATCTACGACACGATGAACCATATTCGGCCCCAGATCTGCACCATTTGCGTGGGCCTGGCGGCTAGCATGGGGGCGTTTTTGCTCACCGCAGGCGAAAAGGGCAAGCGCATGAGTCTGCCTAACTCCCGCATTATGATCCACCAGCCCTTAGGTGGTGCTCAGGGCCAGGCTACCGATATTGAGATTCAGGCGAAGGAAATTCTTTACCTGAAGAAGCAGCTGAACGATGCGATCGCCAAAAATACTGGTCAGCCCATCGATAAAATCGCCCAAGACACCGAGCGCGACTTCTTTATGAGCCCTCAAGAAGCTGTCGAGTACGGTCTCATTGACCAGGTGATCGATCGCACCTCCGTTGGTTCTCGCCCCCTTACAGCGATGTAA